A genomic segment from Aegilops tauschii subsp. strangulata cultivar AL8/78 chromosome 1, Aet v6.0, whole genome shotgun sequence encodes:
- the LOC109755697 gene encoding uncharacterized protein, which yields MAFARWVPGPSRPVLFFLLKTLPLLVLLTFSSAAPPAASSPAAVHNNNWAVLVCTSRFWFNYRHMANTLSLYRTVKRLGIPDERIILMLADDMACNPRNNYPAQVFNNENHQLNLYGDNVEVDYRGYEVTVENFLRVLTGRHESAVPRSKRLLSDEGSHILLYMTGHGGDEFLKFQDNEELQSHDLADAVKQMKEKHRFKELLIMVDTCQAATLFSQLQSPGVLAIGSSMKGENSYSHHLDSDIGVSVVDRFTFHTLAFFEKLNMYSNASLNSLFNSYDPSMLLSTAYYRMDLYKRALNEVPVTNFFGSVMKTIHTDSAYTGFLAAHNAETPLPIGNDIVDDVMLQNEASARRSNIEETKEAQLRSHGWTEALLEQLEGKNSDVVVMYGLGTMGILLAISTWLSM from the exons ATGGCGTTCGCCAGATGGGTCCCCGGGCCCTCACGGCCcgttctcttcttcctcctcaagACGCTACCGCTGCTCGTGCTCCTCACCTTCTCCTCCGCCGCGCCCCCGGCGGCGTCGTCTCCCGCGGCTGTGCACAACAACAACTGGGCCGTGCTCGTCTGCACATCCCGCTTCTG GTTTAATTATAGACATATGGCCAACACGCTGTCTTTGTACAG GACTGTTAAGAGATTAGGAATACCTGATGAGCGGATAATACTTATGTTGGCGGATGATATGGCTTGTAATCCTCGGAACAATTATCCTGCCCAAGTGTTCAACAATGAGAACCACCAGCTTAATCTTTATGGTGACAATGTTGAG GTTGATTACCGAGGTTACGAGGTTAcagttgaaaactttttgcgagTTTTGACTGGAAGACATGAGAGTGCTGTACCAAGATCAAAGCGTCTCTTAAGTGATGAAGGAAGCCATATTCTTTTGTACATGACTGGGCATGGTGGGGATGAATTTCTGAAGTTCCAAGATAATGAAGAACTTCAGAGCCATGATTTAGCAGATGCAGTAAAGCAAATGAAGGAGAAACATAG ATTTAAAGAGTTGTTGATTATGGTAGATACCTGCCAGGCTGCTACTCTGTTTTCACAG CTTCAATCACCTGGCGTTTTGGCGATTGGCAGCAGCATGAAAGGGGAAAATTCTTACTCTCACCATCTTGACTCAGAC ATTGGTGTTTCTGTTGTGGATAGGTTTACCTTCCATACACTTGCTTTCTTTGAGAAGCTGAACATGTATAGCAATGCTTCATTGAACAG TCTTTTCAATTCATATGATCCTTCCATGCTGCTGTCTACTGCATATTATCGAATGGATCTTTACAAGCGTGCCTTAAACGAG GTCCCAGTGACAAATTTCTTTGGATCAGTCATGAAGACTATCCATACTGATTCAGCCTACACAGGCTTCTTAGCTGCACATAACGCAGAAACCCCCCTTCCTATCGGAAATGATATAGTTGACGATGTCATGCTACAGAATGAGGCTAGTGCAAGAAGATCAAACATAGAAGAGACGAAA GAAGCACAATTAAGGTCGCATGGATGGACAGAGGCCCTGCTAGAACAGCTGGAAGGCAAGAATTCTGATGTTGTTGTGATGTATGGCCTGGGAACTATGGGCATACTGTTGGCAATTTCAACCTGGCTATCAATGTAG